GCTCCCGGGCTACGGGTTCTCCGGACCCACGCACGAGGCGGGCTGGGGCTCGCGCCGCATCGCCCGGGCCTGGGCCGAGCTGATGCAGCGGCTCGGCTACACACGCTACGGCGCCCAGGGCGGCGACTGGGGCACGTGGATCTCCCGCGAGCTCGGCCTGCTCGTACCCGACCGGGTCGTGGGCGTGCACACCAACGGGCTCATCACCTTCCCGGTGGGAGCGCCCGGCGAAATGGAGGGCCTGAGCGACGCCGATCAGGCCCGCCTGGCATTCGCGGACCACTACCAACGTGAGTTGTATGGCTACAAGAAGATCCAATCCACGCGGCCCCAGACCCTGGCCTACGGTCTGACAGACTCCCCCGTGGGCCAGCTGGCATGGATCATCGGGGTGTTCAAGGAGTGGACCGACTGCACCCACTCGCCCGAGGACGCCATCAGCCGGGACCGCCTGCTCACCAACGTCATGGTGTATTGGCTCACCCAGACGGCCCACTCCTCGTCCCGTTCCTTCGTCGAGACTCCGGACACTCCCGAGGATGCGGATCTCGCGGAGGACGTGAAGCCGACGCCGGTGCCCACCGGGGTGGCGCTCTTCCCCCGTGACATCCTGCGGCCCATCCGCCGCTTCGCCGACCGCGATCATACGAACATCCTTCATTGGAAGGAGTTCGACCGCGGCGGCACCTTCGCCGCCCTGGAGGAGCCCGACCTCTTCATCGGCGACGTGCGGGAGTTCTTCCGCCGCGTGCGCTCGAACAGGTAACCCGCCCCAGCTCCGCCGCCAGGATGTCAGTCCTTGCGCGGAGGAGAGATCTTCCGGAAGAACACCACCGCGTCCGCGTTCCGCCCCACGGGGCCGTGCGCGTATGAGCTCGGGTTCCCGTAGTCCGTGACTTCGTCGAGCAGTGTCCCCGGTGGGCGCTGACGCAGGTCGAGCAGGAATGCATCGCCATGAGGTGCGAGCGCGGCCTCGACGCTGCCCTCGCGTAGCGGCACGCGGCGGGTGACAGGCTGTCGGCCGTCGGGCATGAGGTGCTCTCCCTCGGGGGCCAGCAGCCAGAACACGAAGACCTCCTGGGGGCGTGGCTCCACGACATGGGTGCCGATGGAGCGCCACATCGGCTCGTGCTCGCCGTCCGACGGGCCGGCCCTCAGCGTCGAGGAGTCGCGAGACAGGTGCGTGTTGTGACCCAGGAGGATGAGCTTCTCGCCGGGGTGTGCCTCGAGCCAACGATCGAGGGTCTTGTGCATGAACTCCTCGCGCCGCGCGTAGAAGCGGTGTCGGTCCGCGAGTGTCCGCGACTGCAGCCGGCCGAGCTGGAACACGAACGACTCGGAGAGCGCGTCGAGCTGCTCCAGCAGGCGTGTCGCCACTGCCTCGCCGAAGGCCGCGCGGTAGGGAGCCGGATCCTCGCGGACTTCTTCGGCGAGCTTGAACACTCGCAGGGCCTCGTCGCCGAGGGACTCGCCTTCGACCAGCGCGAGGCGCGCGAGCAGCCCCTGGGCTTCGGCGCGGTCGGCATGAGGCGCCAGCGTGTCGCGGAGATCCTGATAGCCTCCGCCGAGAATGCCCTCGGTGTCGAAGCCGAAGAAGTGCAGCCGCTCGGTGCCCGGCGCGCGAGACTCGCTGAGCTCGCGCATCGCATGAGCGAAGCGCTTCTCCTCGGCGGCGAAGGCGGTGGTGGCCTCACGGTCGGACTCGGTCCGCGGCTGGAAGCGCTCGAGCTCCCGCCGCTCCTGCGGAGTCGCCCCGGAGTAGCCATGGAGCACCACGCGCTCGAGCGAAGCCGGGTCGCCAAGCTCCAGGAAGCGATCGATGCGCGCCGCATCGGAGGTTCCCATCTCCATGCCCACGTGGCGGAAGCCACGCGCGAAGAGATGACGCAGGAGCGCGAGGCGGTACGGGTACTTCTCGTGGATGTAGTGATCGGGCTCGCCGAGATAGACGATGCGCGCATCCCCGATCATCGCATCCACTCGCTCCGCGACCCTGGGCTCGAGCTGGGTGGACTCTGGGTCGGACCACCCCGTGCTGTTCGCTCGCACCCACGCGGAGTCGAGCTTCGCGCCGGAACAACCGGCCAGAAGAGCCGCCAGTGCCGTGAGCACGCGCACGCATCCCATGCCTTCTGACTTCCCCATGTTTCCTCCAGTCCGATGACCGTGATGAAGAGGACCGCGGAGGGTAGTCGGCGAGCGTGACTGGAGAATGACTGGGAGGGCGGGTAATCGTGGGCTGGGATGTCCGGACGGCACCACGCCCTCAGGACGGTCGGCTAAGGAACCCAGCCGGGCAACGCGGCGGCCTGCTTCACCCAGGTCGCCATCTGGGCCTCGTCGAGCTCGTCGCCTTCGCGGATGTCGAGGTAGCGCGTGTTCTTGTCCTTGCTGGGGCCGGGCGGGACCGGTCGCAGCGACGTGCCGCGGAAGAAGGTCACCTTGACGTAGTGGGTGAAGACGTGGAACCCCAGGAACCAGCCCTGGCCTTCGATGCCGTACAACGGCGTGTTCCACTTCACGGCCTTGCGCACGTTGGGCACGTTCCGCACGATGAGCGCGTCGAGCCAGCGCCCGACGTCACTCTTCCAGCCCGGCATCGCGGCGATGTACGCCTGCACCGGGGCGTCGCCGTCGGCCTTCGCGATTTGTGGATTGCCGCCTGAAAGGAGTTTCACCGGCTTGGCCTCACTCGCACCTGGCTTGGCCTTGGTGCCTGCCTTCGGCGTGGACTTGGACCTGGTGGCCGACTTGCGTGGCTTGCTCGCGCGCGACGTGCCCTTGGCCTTGGGCTTCGCCTTGCTCTCAGTCATCATTCGTCCCTTTTTATTAGATGGTTCTCGAGCCGCTCCAGGTGTTCATCCCAGAACCGTTCATAGTACGCCATCCAGTCCCGTACGGGCCTGAGCCGCGCAGGGATGAGGCTCCCACAAATGGGGGCAGAGCCGAAGCCGGAAGAGGCGAGCGGGCCAGCACAGACAGCGGTGAGGGTGGAGCCGACGAAGGAGCGCACGCCGCCGCAGGGGAGTCTCGTCGCGAAGTCACACACGTTGAACGCGGGTACCGAACTCTTTCAACCGTGCGATCACGTAGGCCGGGTCGAGCAGTCCCTCGGGGTGGTAGAGCCCTGGCGATACGGGAGGACCTCCCGCGAGGCCGAGCAGCCGCTCTACCGCGAGCGCCGCGCCTCGGGCGCTCATGCCGGAGTGCACGTCGCCGTCGGAGAGCTCGTGACGGACGCGTCCCGTCGTCCCGTCCTTCCGCTCGCCCACGATTTCGATGATGACCTCGTGTGAAAGGCCTTGGCCGGGGCGGCGGCTGGCCGTGGGCCTCACCGCGAAGTCGAGGCGAACGGTTCTGGCGTCCGTCGCGGCCGCGAGGCTCACGACGTCGAGCAGCGGGTAGGCCTGCCCCTTCCACTCCGTTCCATCCACACCTCGGAAGACGCGGGTTGCTTCCTCTCCCCGGGCCCAGAGGAACTTCCCGTCCTCGAGCATCAGCGGATGCGGCACGCTCTGGGCGACACGCTCCAGGTCGCCTTTCGCCGCGGGCCCACCCACGTCCTCCTCATCGAAGACCGCGCCGATTTCGATGGAGTGAATGCGCTGGAACTCCCTGGCGAAGTGGAGGGCCGCCAGCGTCACCGTTCCGCCGAGGAAGTGGCCGAGCATGAGGATGGGGGCGCTGCCAGGCTTCTGGATGTAGTGCGCTACCGCTGGCCCGATGTCGAAGACGAAGTCCGAGAAGGCGACATAGGGGATGCCCTTTGCCTGCGCGTACTTCAGCGAATGGAGCGAGGTGTCCTTCAGGAACACGACCACGGCACTGAAGGCCGCATCGGTGGGGAGGCCCAGGTCCTGGCGCTCCAGGTCGATTCTCACCGCATTCGCACCGCCGAGCTCCTTCGCGAGCGCGTCGGCCCGGGCGAGGTCTCGCGCGCCGATGGTCATGGCAAGGGCTGGCTGGAGCCGACGAAGTGCTCGGGCCGCGCGACCGCCGACGACGCCGGAGCCTCCGATGATGAGAACGGATGGATTCATGGGGGATGACATGGTGGATGCACTCCTGGGGTTGTTCTGGGAATGGACCGTCTGGGGACGTGCTGGCCGCCGCTCACACCCGACGGATGCGGGTGCCGATCTCCTCCAGGCGCCGCACCATGTAGGCCGGGTCGATGAGGACGTGCGGGAGGTAGAGACCTGGCGCCACGGGCGGGCCGCCCGCCAGGCCGAGCAACCGCTCGAGGCCCACGGCGACGCACTGGGCCGTCACGGGCGCCTGACCCGCCGGATGGACGAGCTCGTAGCGGACGCGTCCCGTCGTTCCATCCCGCTGCTGGCCCGACAGCTCGATGATGATTTCCGTCGAGAAGGGCTCGCCGCGCCTGCGGGTCGCTGACTGCCCCACCGCGAGGTCGAACCGGATGGACCGGGCGTCGGTTGCTCCGGCGAGGCTCATGAGGTCGAGCGGTGCGTAGGCCTGGACCCGCAGCTCCGCTCCGTCCACGCCCACGAGGGTGCGTGCCGCGTCCTCGCCCTGGGCCCAGCGCCACTTGCCGTCCTCGAGGAGAAGGGAGCTCGCCGCGGCCTTCGTCATGCGCTCGAAGTCGGCATACGCCGCCGGTCCGCCCATGTCCTCCTCATCGAGCACCGCGGCGATTTCGATGGCCTCGAGGGTCCGGAACTCCCTGGCGAAGTGCAGGGCTGGCAGCGTGGCGGCTCCTGCCAGCCAGAGGCTGTCCATGAGGATGGGCGCGCCGCCGGGCTTGTGGATGTAGAGCCCCACCTCCGGTCCGACTTCGAACAGGGCCGTCGAGATGCTGACGTAGGCCGCCCCCGTGGCCTGCGCGTACCGCAGCGAGTTGAGGGTGTCGTCCTTCACGAACATGGCGATCGCGCTGAAGGACTTCCCGGCAGGCAGGCCCAGGTCCGGTCGCTCCAGCTCAATCCTCGCGGTGTCCGCGCCGCCCACCTCCCTGGCGACGGCGTCGGCCCGGGCCAGGTCGCGTCCTCCAATCGTGATGGGCAGCTCCGGGTGGAGCCGGCGGAGCATCTTCGCGGCCTGGGAGCCGACGAGGCCGGAACCTCCAATGATGAGGACGGGCTGCTGCGTATTCGTGGACATGGCGGGAGGGCTCCTCTGCATGGCGGGGCGGCGGCGTGACCGGAAGCGGTCGCGCCCATCCGGCCCAGATTCCTACCTTTAGTAAGTTACCAATAGTAGGTTCGCCACGATTTGTTCATAGGGAGGGCGAGGGGCAGTGACGCGGCTCGTGCTCCGCGCCTGGCGGCGAGTTACAGTCACTTGACACCGGTTCAGGTGCGAGCCGCGTTGCCATGAGCGAGACATCCAGCAAGAAGCTGCCGAAGGCCCAGAGGCGCGACCAGTTGCTCGACATCGCGCAGACCCTCGTGCGCGAGGAGGGGACGGACGCGTTGACCCTCGGCTATCTCGCCGAGCGTGCCGGCGTCAGCAAGCCGGTGGCCTACGAGCATTTCAAGACGCGCTCCGGGCTGCTCATCGCGCTCTACGCGGAGATAGACGCCCGGCAGGTCAAGGTGCTGCAGGATGCGCTCGCGCGCACACGGCGCCGGCTGGAAGACGTCGCCCGTGTGGTGAGCCGCGCCTACATGAATTGCTACACGTCGGTCGGCCCGGAGTGGCATGCCATCTCGGCCGCGCTGAAGGGCGACGAGGAGATGGAGGCCTTCCAGCGGGAACTGATCGACAGCTACGTGGCCCTCTATTGCGAGGCGTTCGCGCCCTACACGAACCTGTCGAAGGAGGAGCTCCACCTGCGCTGCGTCGGAATCATCGGCGCGGCGGAGGCGATTTCGCGGGAGATGATTCGAGGCCGCGTCGAGGAAGCCAAGGCCGCCGCGACCCTGGCCGCGCTCATCATCCGCGGGCTCTCCACATAGGCGCCGCGGAAGGCGCGGAAGGTCTCAACGGCCTCGGGCCGCGCTCGAGCTGCTCGGGCCGGGTATGCGGGTGCCCCTGTGATGGCGCTCACTCTCCGGGCGTTGGCGCCGTCACAGTCCCCCGGCGGCCTCCAGGGCAGAGTGCTTCGTGTCAGGGCGTGAACCCCACACGCGACGCCCTGGCATCGAGGCCGCCATGTCCCGCATCACGAGCACCGAGGTCATCCTCCCCTCCTCCCTGTCCGCCGAGGCGCGGCACCAGCTCACCGACAGCCTCTACGCCGTCCACGCCCGGCTCTTCGAGTCGGAGGAGGAGCGCGAGGCGTGGGCCCCCCGCGACGGGCCCGAGGCGCTCTACTTCCTCGAGACCGCTACGGGCCATGCCGAGGGGCACGGGCTGTTGACGGTGGCGCCCATCACCCTGGAGAACGTGCTGAGCATGGCCCGCTCCCTGCTGAAGCGGCGGCTGCACCAGTCCATGGTGAGGCTGGCGGCCCGGGTGCTGGGTACGCGGCTCGGGGCGCGCCTGGGCCGCTCCCTGGTGGTCCACACGTTGCGCCACGTGCCGCTCTTCGCCCAGCTCGACGAGGCCACCCTGCGCGACCTGGCCGAGCACGCGGAGCTCCTCGTGCTGCCCGCGGGCAGGGAGGTCTTCCACGCGGGAAGTGCCAGTGACGAGCTGTACCTGCTGGAGACCGGCGTGGTCCATGTGCTGGCCCAGGGAGGGAAGCTCATGGAGGAGCTGGGCAGCGGCGCCGTGTTCGGGGAGCTGGCCCTGCTCACCCGCGAGCGCCGCTCGGCGACCGTCCGCACGGCGACGGCCTCGACGCTCATCCGTATTCCCCGCTCGGCGCTCCTGCCACTGCTCGAGGGGAATGACCGCCTGCGCGAGCGGATGTGGAAGACGCTCGCCGAGCGGCGCTTCGATGATGTGGTGCGGGGGCTGGAGGGCTACGGGCACCTGGGGCGCGCGCGCCGGCTCTCCCTGCTGCGCTCCGGAGAGCATCGCGAGCTGAGGCCGCAGGAGTGGCAGAAGCTCGAGGCGGGCACCCACCTGTTCGTGCTGTCGGGCGCGGTGGACTTCGAGCACGCGGGGCTCGTGGTGACCCAGCGGGACGCCACGCTCCTGGAGGTCGGCCAGCCGCTCCGTGTGAGGGCCCGGGAAGCCACGCGGCTCGTGCTCCTGAATCCGCGGGCCGCGTGAGGGTGTCATGCCTACCAGGTCCGGGCCCAGCGGAGCTGGCTCACCGCGCCGCCGCCGGCTTCGTAGTAGTCGAGCGTCACCTCGTGCTCCCCGTGGAGCAGGAAGAGATAGGCGCGGTACGTGGTGGGGGGTTGATTCCTCCAGGCATCGATGAGCGGTGAGCCATCCACCCAGAGCCGCACCCCGTCGTCGGCGGTGGTGGTGAACCGGTAGAAACCCGCGGAGAAGCGGAAGCGTCCGGTCCAGCGCACCGAGAAGTCGTCGGACGGAAGGCCGGTGCCGGGCGGCGAGTCCGTACCCCAGTCATTGTTGATGGGCGCGGGCTCGCAGCGGACGAGGGCGGGGGGGCCATGGAGGTCTCGGTTGTTGAAGTACTCCGCGCGGAATTGCCCCTCCGGACAGGTGATGGGGGTCGGTGGGTTGAACGTCGCGGTGTACACGGCGTCCAGCTCGCCGGTCGTCACCAGGTGCTGCGGGTCGCCTCCATCCGACCAGGAGAAGAACGTGAGGTCTCCCTGCGGTGAAGGCGCGAAGATCGTGTGGCGTGTGCCGACGATCGCCATGTGGGTGAAGGGTGCCGTTCCGGCCGTGCCGTCGTACACCACCTGCAACCCGGGGGGCGAGGTGTCGAGCGTGAGTCGCACCGTCTGGGGATGGATGGCCACGCTCTTCGTGTCCGTCAGGCCATTGAGATCCGTGGCGGTGAGCCTGAGCTCGAGGAAGAACTCGTCGCCGTGGTCCGGGGCGACGAAGCTTCCACCCGCCCCCGTGCGCGAGAGGAGCGGGTGGACGTGACATCCCCCGTTGGGGCAGTGCTGCAGGACGATGTTCCACGCCAGGTTCGCGTCGGGAAGGGTTCCATCCTCGGGGTCCGTCCCCGACCCGGAGAAGGAGATGACATCCCCCACCTTGAACAGGAGCGAGGGAAGGGGTGCGTGGATGAGTGCGGTGGGGGCGTGATTGCCGACGCTGATGCCCACCACCGCCGAGCTGCTCCCTCCACGGCCATCCTCGACGGTCAGCCGCGCGGTGTAGGTGCCACTGGCGGAGTAGATGTGCAGTGGATCGCTCTCGCTCGAGGTGGGCGTGCCATCCCCGAAGTCCCAGGTGTAGCTCAGCGGGTCCCCCTCCGGGTCACTGGAGCCGGCACTCGAGAAGCGCACGCTCAAGGGGGCGCTGCCGTTGTTCGGGGTCGCCGAGGCCACCGCGAGGGGAGGCGAGTTCGCTCCCGCGTAGCGGATGCGGCGCAGCTCTCCGCTGAAGATGGAGAGGTAATAGAGGTGGGTGTCCGGGCCGAACTTGATGTCGACGACCCCGGCGGTCTCGGTGGCGAAGTCGTTCACACTGACCAGGTTGTCCCCGGCATCCACCGTCAGGGCGTGCATCCAGTCCTGCGTGCAGTCTCCGAAGATGAAGGCATCCTGGAACGGAGCGGGCCAGGAAGTGCCGGAATGAAAGGCGCCTCCGATGCTGCACGCGGTGGTCTGGTGCAGCCAGACATGGAGCGGCATCTTCACGGCGGAGGGGCCGAGTGCATAGAGGGCCTGGCATGCCGGCTTGGGCTCGTAGCCACTCTGACGTTCCGTGCCCTCGTAGCAGGGCCAGCCGAAGTTCGCTCCCGGGGTCGCGACGTCGATCTCCTCGTAGGTGTCCCAGCCGACGTCCCCCAGGTAGGGGACGCCGCTGCCCGGGCGCAGTCCGAACCGCAAGGCGTTGCGCAGGCCGAAGCTGAAGACCTTCGAGCGGTTGGCGGTGGCGTCTCCGTTCCAGAAGGGGTTCGTCGGCAGGCCGGCCCCGCCCGGTGTGATGTGGAGCAGCTTGCCCGCGAGCGAGTCGAGGTCCTGCGCCCTCAATGCGTCGTCGTCGACGTGGGTGAAGTGGGCGCCGTCCCCGAGGGTCACGAAGAGGCTGCCATCGGAGGCGAACTCGAGGTCACCCACGGAATGGGAAGGGCTGTCCGAGGGAATACAGTCGGTGCCCGGCGGGAAATCGTTGCAGGAGCGGCCCACGCTGGTTCCGAGGAGCACGGTCTCGCTATCCGGTGAAGCCGTGTCCCCCACGGCGGTATAGCGAACCATACGCCCTGTCTTGGGTCCATCGAAGTCACCCGGGTCGTTCTCGTAGGTGTAGAGCATGTAGACGAAACCATTGCGAGCGAAGTCCGGGTCGGCCGCCAGTCCGAGGAGCCCGCGATCGGCAAAGCCATTGACGCGGCTCCGGATGTCGAGGAAGGGCGTGCCCAGGAGGATCCCGTTCTTGTAGACCTTCACCACGCCTGCTTTCTCGGCGATGAGGATGCGGCCATCCGGGAGGGGGGCGAATGCCGTCGGGTCACTCAGGCCCGAGATGAGCACTTCCTGGGTGAAGCCCGCGGGCAGGGCTGACGGGACGGTTCCGGGAGCACCGGAGGCCCTGGGTCGGTCGCTGAACAGGAAGCCCTCGCGGCCTTCGGCGGCACCTGCTCCGGGCAGGTGCAACATCATGAACAGACAGACTGGACCCAGAACGTACGTGCGCCACGGATGGATGCTTCTCACTGTGGAACCCTCTCCCCGGACTCCGCGTCAGGGCATTCGATGAGAGGAGCACAAGTAGGCGAGTCTCCGGTGGATGGCTCTCGTCCAGCGGTTCTTGTCATCTGTAGCGAATCCTGCAAATCCCCACCGGTCCCGTGAGGGCCGTGAGGGTGTCAAAGAGTGAGCTGTCTCATGTTCGGAGAGTGGCGGGGGAGTGAGGCGATCTCGTCATCGTCCCCTCTCCAGGCGACGCCCCCTGGAGCTGGGAGCCTCTTGCTCACATCCGAAAATGTCCCCGTCTAGCTGAATGGCTGAGGATGTCAGGAGTTGGTCATGCGCACGAAGCAGCGGCGAGCCAGCCCCCGTGCCCTGCTCACCTGCGGGCAGCGGACACTACAACTGCCAGTGGTACACGCTGGGCGACGGGCGCACGGGCGGCACGCCGGTCTTGAGCTCCAACGGAGGTTGGTGGGCCTGGACCGAGGCGGCTCCCAACAACACGACGGGCTGGCCGCACCAGGAGCCACCATCGTCAGCAGTGGCACGGTCGACGGACCAGGACAAGAGCCCGCCAGCCATCGATATCGAACAACCGGTCTTCCTGCCCAAACCCAGGGCACTGCAAGGAGGGATGCATGGCTGACAAGTACTTCATTCGCCAATCCATCGCGAGGCTGCAGGAGGAATTGCGGCTCATACAAGCTTCCGGCGGTGATGAGTCGGTGGACTGGAAGGCTCGACGTGATGCTCTGCTGGCCGAGATCGAGCAGATAGTCGACATGGCGCTGCCTCCGGACTCCCAGCTCGTCAAGCTCCTGAAAAACACCATCGCGGAGGCGCCAAGACCGGCATCAGCAGAGAAGTCGACCGTGCCCGATGCGACCTCCAGCGACTCGCACACGTTCAGCGTCGTAGCCCGGGTGCTGGAGGCGACCCATCGCTTGAACGAAGCGCGCTTCGATGACGAGGCTATCGGCAGGCTGTCCGATGACATCAATTGGGTCTTGAGCCGCAAACTTCTAAAGCAGCCGGTGGTATTGGTATCGATAGCGATCCTGGTTGTGTCCTTCGGTTTCGCCGTCTTTGGAGCGCTCAGATTCAAGGACATGAAGTTCGACGTGATTCAGCAGATTCAAGAGCGAGGCGTTCAGGCGAAATCCGAAATTGACGAGAAGAGAAAGCAGGCCGAGCAGTCCTTCGTGCAGCTTCAGCAGCAGGAGCAGGCCACGGCCGGCAAGTTGAAGGATCTGGACAACGAGATTGACAAGCACGGTGACCGCATCACCAGCTTGTCGAAGAAAACCGCTGACGCCATCTATCAACAAGGCCAGTCCAAGTTGAACAGCCTCGACAAGGCAGTGAATGATGCGAAAGAAGAGATATCGAAAGCCGCCAACCAGCGCGCCACCGAAGTGAAGCAGCAAGTCACCCCTCAGTTCGATGAAATGCTGAAGGAGGACTTCGATAAGCTGCAAGAGCTCGACCGCAATCTGACGAAGCTGAACGAACGGGGGGTACTACTGGCCAGCTCATTTCGGTTGATGGACACGCCAGACAAAGACATCAGGCACAAGCTCGCCGCGGCGTTCAACACGACCGTGACCATGGTCCACGTCGTGTTGGTGGGGCTGCTGCTCCTGTTGATACTCAACGTGGTGCTGATCATCCGGAACTGGAATCCGCCCAGGCCTTTGTCAGACAAGGTCTGAAAGAGCGACCCGGAACAACGCGCGGCGAGAAGGAGCCCCCTGCATCCAGCACATGGACCCGGTGAGCGCCGCATCGGCGCCCACGCGGGCAAGACGTACCTGCGGCGGATTTGAAACCGTCTCCCCTTCCGCCTACTTCACCTCGCCGCTGGCGGTGCTGCTCGCCGCAGGGCTCATCAGGATGGGCGGCCGGTCCTTGCCCTCCACCGCCCGCTGCAATTCGATCTCCTGCAGCAGCACCGCCGGCGCCACCGTCGACACCGGCACGTTCCCGCTCTCCGCTCCGCAGAAGCCGTTGAACACTCCCTGCTTGCGGCCCGTCGCCAGAATCCGGTTCATCGACGACAGCGGCGTGCCCACGATCTCCACCCCTCTCACCAGCGTCTCCTGCCCCGTCTTCACGTCCACCCGGTACACCATCCTCGGCATCCCCTTGAACGCCTGGTACCCGTAGCTCGACGTGTTCGTGTTCCCTCCCGTGATGTCCCGGATGATCAGCCCGTACGGCTTGCCCTGTCGCTTCGCCTCCGCGATCAGCTGCTTCTTCAGCTCCACGTCATCCACCTGCTTCGACGACTCGGCGATCAGGTTCGCCATCCGCGCCACCGGCTTGCGCGTCCCCTGGCTCCGCCCGTGTCCGTTCGACTGCAGGAAGCCGTCCACCGGACGCCTCGACACCAAGTAGCTCTTCAGCACCCCCTTCTCCACCAGCACCGTCCTCTGCCCCTTCACGCCCTCCTCGTCGTACTCGTAGAAGCCGTTGAGCGGCTCGCCTTGCAGCGTGCGAAGGGTCGGGTCATCCACGATGCTCAGGAACGTCGGCAGCACCTGCTTGCCCACCTGTCCGCGGAACGTCTTCCCCTCCCCTTCCCCATCCTGCCGGTCTCCCTCCAGCCGGTGCCCCAGCGTCTCGTGGAAGAGCACCCCCGCCGCCTCGGGCGCGAGGATCGCCGGTCCCGTGTACGGATCGATCGACGGCGCCTTGCGCAGCGCCGCCAGTTCCTCGATCACCTTGTTCGTCGCCTCGGCCAGCTTCTTCTCGTCCGGCAGCCCCGCCTCGGTGGGCGAGTAGTAGTTGCGCGAGTTGTCCAGCAGCTGCCCGTCCTCCGCCCGCGTCACCGCCATCACGTGCAGCCCGTACATCGTCTGCTCGCTGATGATCCGCCCGCCCTCGCTCGACACGAAGACGCGCGTCACCTTGTCCGCCGTCACCCGCACCTCCGAGTCGAAGATGTCCGGGTGATTCTTGAACCTCGACGACACCTCGCGCGCCACGCGCACCCAGCGCTCGCGATTGAACGGGAAGGCCAGCGGCGGCTGCGTGTACGTCGCCGGCTTCTCCTTCGAGAAGGACGGCGGCTGCTTCGGATCCTCCACCGCGTACACGTTCTCCGCCTTCTTCTTGAGGAAGCTGGAGAGCGCCGCCTTGTACTTCTCGTCCGTCACCAGCCACAGCGACGTGCGCAGCGCCAGGGGCGAGTCGTCGAGCGGGGCGTCCTTGTTGGTGATGTAGCTGGAGCCCTTGCCTCCTCCGAAGAAGTCGTACTCCTCGGGCCCCGAGTTGTCGAACTCGTACGTGCCCACCCGCACGTCCACGTACAGCTTGCGATCCCGGTACGTGTCATCCAGGAAGACCGCCCCGTAGCGGGCGACGATGCCGTACTGATCCGTGTCCTTGAGCTGGTAGCTCATGAAGTACGGCGGCTCGTGGTTCTGCAGCTTGAGCTGCTGCTGGTTGCGCTGGAGCTCCTCCGCCATGGCGTCCATCAACACCACCCGCGTGTCCGGAGCGGGCGCGGCGGCGGTGAGCAGGGCGGATGCGGCGAGCAGCGGGAGGACTGGCCAGGTTCGTATTCTCACGCCCCGACTCTACCCGAGCCCTCCCTCGCTCCCCATCGGGGAAAAAACGGAGCGTCTCTCCCGGACAGCATGATGGGCACTCCTACCTGCCCGGGAAGCAAACGGCCGGGTTCTCCCCTTTGTCGGCCATTACCCTCACCCCCCGCCCTCTCCCAGAGGGAGAGGGAGCATGCGCAACACGAGTATGTCCACGAACTTCTTGGACTCTCCCATTAGCATTCGCTCCTCTGAGGAGGCCGTCATGGACAAGAAGGTCGTGGTCATCACCGGGGCGAGCGCGGGCATCGGCGCCGCCCTGGCCGAGCAGGTGGGCAAGAAGGGCTGGCAGGTGGTTCTCGCCGCGCGGCGCGAGCCCGAGCTGCGTCAGGTGGCCGCGCGCTGCGGCACCGAGGCGCTTCCGGTCATCGCCGACGTGTCCCGGCGTGACGAGGTGAAGCGCGTTCTGGACGCGGCGCTCGGCCGCTTCGGGCACGTGGATGTCTGGGTGAACAACGCCGGGCGGGGCATCAGCAAGCGCGTCTCCGAGCTCAC
This is a stretch of genomic DNA from Archangium violaceum. It encodes these proteins:
- a CDS encoding epoxide hydrolase family protein, giving the protein MRSTREESREIRPFHIDVPQAELDELRERLGRTRWPDELPGAGWRHGASLGYLKELAAYWRTTYDWRAHEATLNSHPQFITRIDGQDIHFLHVRSPEPHALPLILTHGWPSSIVEYLDVIGPLTNPRAHGGDPADAFHLVIPSLPGYGFSGPTHEAGWGSRRIARAWAELMQRLGYTRYGAQGGDWGTWISRELGLLVPDRVVGVHTNGLITFPVGAPGEMEGLSDADQARLAFADHYQRELYGYKKIQSTRPQTLAYGLTDSPVGQLAWIIGVFKEWTDCTHSPEDAISRDRLLTNVMVYWLTQTAHSSSRSFVETPDTPEDADLAEDVKPTPVPTGVALFPRDILRPIRRFADRDHTNILHWKEFDRGGTFAALEEPDLFIGDVREFFRRVRSNR
- a CDS encoding erythromycin esterase family protein encodes the protein MGKSEGMGCVRVLTALAALLAGCSGAKLDSAWVRANSTGWSDPESTQLEPRVAERVDAMIGDARIVYLGEPDHYIHEKYPYRLALLRHLFARGFRHVGMEMGTSDAARIDRFLELGDPASLERVVLHGYSGATPQERRELERFQPRTESDREATTAFAAEEKRFAHAMRELSESRAPGTERLHFFGFDTEGILGGGYQDLRDTLAPHADRAEAQGLLARLALVEGESLGDEALRVFKLAEEVREDPAPYRAAFGEAVATRLLEQLDALSESFVFQLGRLQSRTLADRHRFYARREEFMHKTLDRWLEAHPGEKLILLGHNTHLSRDSSTLRAGPSDGEHEPMWRSIGTHVVEPRPQEVFVFWLLAPEGEHLMPDGRQPVTRRVPLREGSVEAALAPHGDAFLLDLRQRPPGTLLDEVTDYGNPSSYAHGPVGRNADAVVFFRKISPPRKD
- a CDS encoding DUF1801 domain-containing protein yields the protein MMTESKAKPKAKGTSRASKPRKSATRSKSTPKAGTKAKPGASEAKPVKLLSGGNPQIAKADGDAPVQAYIAAMPGWKSDVGRWLDALIVRNVPNVRKAVKWNTPLYGIEGQGWFLGFHVFTHYVKVTFFRGTSLRPVPPGPSKDKNTRYLDIREGDELDEAQMATWVKQAAALPGWVP
- a CDS encoding NAD(P)-dependent oxidoreductase, which codes for MNPSVLIIGGSGVVGGRAARALRRLQPALAMTIGARDLARADALAKELGGANAVRIDLERQDLGLPTDAAFSAVVVFLKDTSLHSLKYAQAKGIPYVAFSDFVFDIGPAVAHYIQKPGSAPILMLGHFLGGTVTLAALHFAREFQRIHSIEIGAVFDEEDVGGPAAKGDLERVAQSVPHPLMLEDGKFLWARGEEATRVFRGVDGTEWKGQAYPLLDVVSLAAATDARTVRLDFAVRPTASRRPGQGLSHEVIIEIVGERKDGTTGRVRHELSDGDVHSGMSARGAALAVERLLGLAGGPPVSPGLYHPEGLLDPAYVIARLKEFGTRVQRV
- a CDS encoding NAD(P)-dependent oxidoreductase; translated protein: MSTNTQQPVLIIGGSGLVGSQAAKMLRRLHPELPITIGGRDLARADAVAREVGGADTARIELERPDLGLPAGKSFSAIAMFVKDDTLNSLRYAQATGAAYVSISTALFEVGPEVGLYIHKPGGAPILMDSLWLAGAATLPALHFAREFRTLEAIEIAAVLDEEDMGGPAAYADFERMTKAAASSLLLEDGKWRWAQGEDAARTLVGVDGAELRVQAYAPLDLMSLAGATDARSIRFDLAVGQSATRRRGEPFSTEIIIELSGQQRDGTTGRVRYELVHPAGQAPVTAQCVAVGLERLLGLAGGPPVAPGLYLPHVLIDPAYMVRRLEEIGTRIRRV
- a CDS encoding TetR/AcrR family transcriptional regulator, which translates into the protein MSETSSKKLPKAQRRDQLLDIAQTLVREEGTDALTLGYLAERAGVSKPVAYEHFKTRSGLLIALYAEIDARQVKVLQDALARTRRRLEDVARVVSRAYMNCYTSVGPEWHAISAALKGDEEMEAFQRELIDSYVALYCEAFAPYTNLSKEELHLRCVGIIGAAEAISREMIRGRVEEAKAAATLAALIIRGLST